Proteins encoded together in one Orbaceae bacterium lpD01 window:
- a CDS encoding mechanosensitive ion channel family protein: protein MNWIESFKNIIEGHVFWLVPLLLVISLVVISKLLSCLLNFFEKKGDFATNGWRIAILNATKVPLIMTVWLVGIIIAVRHYFPSENEYSALYKIISPTQKIVFIVLLSWFLFRLIHNVQSYYLNQADSQETNIDRTAVDAISKITTVIVFLIMVLGIIQALGISITGLLAFGGAAGIAVGFAAQNLVSNLFGGLTVFASRIFKINDDIIIKDADLSGKVIHIGWRSTTIEGWDGKRIYVPNSVFNTHNLINNSRLTHRTLSQDILLSYSDYSKIQDVVEEGNKWLSMREDLSYFVFRFSEFGQTALKINLYAWVKSVPGGDFVPYGEFAKAQEEILIALADIAHQKGCHVLPINHVLINEFSNPNG, encoded by the coding sequence ATGAATTGGATAGAATCTTTTAAAAACATCATTGAGGGACACGTTTTCTGGTTAGTCCCATTATTATTAGTGATTTCACTTGTCGTCATCAGTAAGTTATTAAGTTGTCTGTTAAATTTTTTTGAAAAAAAAGGTGATTTTGCCACAAATGGCTGGCGAATTGCGATACTGAATGCGACTAAAGTCCCGTTAATTATGACCGTTTGGTTGGTAGGTATCATTATTGCTGTTCGTCATTACTTCCCTTCCGAAAATGAATATAGCGCACTTTACAAAATCATTTCGCCAACACAAAAAATAGTATTCATTGTTTTACTCAGCTGGTTTCTATTTCGTCTCATTCATAACGTTCAGTCTTATTATCTTAACCAGGCCGATAGCCAAGAGACAAATATCGATCGAACCGCTGTAGATGCCATCAGCAAAATTACAACAGTGATTGTTTTTCTAATTATGGTGCTAGGTATCATTCAAGCATTAGGTATTTCGATCACCGGATTACTGGCATTTGGTGGGGCGGCAGGGATTGCTGTTGGTTTCGCTGCACAAAATCTGGTATCTAATCTTTTTGGTGGCTTAACGGTGTTTGCCAGCCGGATCTTTAAAATAAATGATGATATTATTATCAAAGATGCAGATTTATCTGGTAAGGTTATTCATATTGGCTGGCGCTCAACGACGATTGAGGGCTGGGATGGTAAGCGTATCTACGTACCCAATTCAGTCTTTAATACCCATAACCTGATTAATAATTCTCGGCTTACTCATCGGACACTGTCACAAGATATCTTACTCAGCTACAGTGATTACTCAAAAATACAAGATGTCGTTGAGGAAGGGAATAAATGGTTATCGATGCGCGAAGATCTGAGTTATTTCGTTTTTCGCTTCAGTGAATTTGGCCAGACAGCCTTGAAAATCAATCTCTATGCTTGGGTGAAATCGGTCCCGGGTGGGGATTTTGTTCCCTATGGCGAATTTGCCAAGGCCCAAGAAGAAATTCTGATTGCGCTTGCTGATATTGCTCATCAGAAAGGATGCCATGTGCTGCCAATTAATCATGTATTAATTAACGAATTTTCCAATCCCAATGGTTAA
- a CDS encoding DUF2058 domain-containing protein: protein MTKLTLQEQMLKAGLVTSKKVAKVQRTAKKSRVQAREARAAVEENKQAQLERNKELSEQQKQAALAKEAQAQVKQLIEMNRISLSKGDIGFNFTDNKLIKKILVDKLTQSQLISGRLAIARLMAEGSGTSQYAIIPASVADKIAQRDAQSIVLNNALTQEALDEDDPYADFKVPDDLMW, encoded by the coding sequence ATGACAAAACTCACCTTACAAGAGCAGATGCTCAAAGCGGGCTTAGTGACCAGTAAAAAAGTCGCCAAAGTGCAGCGAACGGCGAAAAAATCCCGCGTACAGGCGCGCGAGGCTCGCGCGGCGGTGGAAGAGAATAAACAAGCCCAGCTCGAACGTAATAAAGAACTCAGCGAACAGCAGAAACAAGCTGCCTTAGCTAAAGAGGCTCAGGCACAGGTCAAACAGCTGATTGAGATGAACCGTATCAGCCTGAGTAAAGGCGATATCGGTTTTAATTTTACGGATAATAAGCTGATTAAAAAAATCCTGGTGGATAAGCTGACGCAAAGCCAGCTTATCAGTGGTCGTCTGGCGATTGCCCGTTTGATGGCCGAGGGCAGTGGCACCAGTCAATATGCGATTATTCCGGCCAGCGTGGCTGATAAAATTGCCCAGCGCGACGCCCAGAGCATTGTGCTCAATAACGCATTGACTCAGGAAGCACTCGATGAAGATGATCCGTATGCTGATTTTAAAGTGCCGGATGATTTAATGTGGTAA
- a CDS encoding ankyrin repeat domain-containing protein, with the protein MTNSMLDKGSLDKNTLETSTLEASPAQNRALENSPSENSPLKDNTLTPHTAKESSLAETFLSAAAQGQLTCLKRCLEMGVDINVTNRQGRTAMINASLHQHYDCVAWLIEAGADVNKQDQTCFNPFLLSCLNNDLTLLRLVLPAQPNLDLLTRFGGVGLTPACEKGHIAIVRELLEKTDINVNHTNFVGWTPLLEAIVLNDGGETQQQIVQLLLSHGANPHMTDKYGKTPLTLAQEKGYHNIAQLLIAAGA; encoded by the coding sequence ATGACAAATAGTATGTTAGACAAAGGTAGCTTAGATAAAAATACCTTAGAGACTAGTACTTTAGAGGCTAGTCCCGCACAGAACAGAGCTTTAGAAAATAGTCCTTCAGAAAACAGTCCCTTAAAAGATAATACCCTGACGCCGCATACCGCAAAAGAGAGCAGCTTAGCTGAAACGTTTCTCAGCGCGGCAGCGCAGGGACAGTTAACCTGCTTAAAACGTTGTCTTGAGATGGGCGTGGATATCAATGTGACCAACCGGCAAGGCCGCACGGCGATGATTAATGCCAGTTTGCATCAACATTATGACTGTGTGGCTTGGTTGATTGAGGCCGGTGCGGATGTAAATAAACAAGATCAAACCTGTTTTAATCCGTTTTTGCTGAGCTGCTTAAATAATGATTTAACCTTATTGCGGCTGGTGTTACCCGCACAACCTAATCTGGACTTGTTAACTCGTTTTGGCGGCGTTGGACTCACGCCAGCTTGTGAAAAAGGTCATATTGCGATTGTGCGTGAACTACTCGAAAAAACCGACATCAATGTTAATCATACTAACTTTGTCGGCTGGACGCCGTTACTCGAAGCGATTGTGCTGAATGATGGCGGCGAGACACAGCAACAGATCGTGCAGCTGCTGTTAAGCCATGGCGCCAATCCGCATATGACTGATAAATATGGTAAAACGCCTTTAACGCTTGCGCAAGAGAAGGGCTACCACAATATTGCTCAGTTACTGATCGCGGCGGGGGCCTAA
- the mazG gene encoding nucleoside triphosphate pyrophosphohydrolase, with product MPKRDEQALNQLLTVMKRLRDPQTGCEWDRVQTFASIVPYTLEETYEVLDAIARQDFAELKVELGDLLYQIIFYAEMADEQGFFHFYDVCQAITDKLIRRHPHIFAGETLPADKQWEQRKQQERAEKQQFSVLDDIPHTLPALMRAEKIQKRCASVGFDWETLGPVVAKVKEELAEVMAEVNQPVVDQEKVTEEVGDLLFAVVNLSRHLGQKAETTLQQANQKFEARFRQVEQIIAAQQITMQDASLAQMEAAWQQVKAQEKGE from the coding sequence GTGCCAAAGCGTGATGAACAGGCCTTAAATCAGTTATTAACCGTGATGAAGCGTCTGCGTGATCCTCAGACTGGCTGTGAATGGGATCGGGTACAGACCTTTGCGTCGATTGTGCCTTATACCTTAGAAGAGACCTATGAGGTACTCGATGCGATTGCGCGTCAGGATTTCGCCGAGTTGAAAGTTGAACTGGGCGATCTGCTCTATCAAATAATATTTTATGCTGAGATGGCCGATGAGCAAGGCTTTTTCCATTTTTATGATGTTTGTCAGGCGATAACCGATAAGCTGATACGGCGACACCCGCATATCTTTGCCGGTGAAACCCTACCTGCCGATAAGCAGTGGGAGCAGCGTAAACAGCAGGAAAGAGCCGAGAAGCAGCAGTTTTCTGTACTTGATGATATTCCGCACACCTTACCGGCATTAATGCGCGCCGAAAAGATTCAAAAACGCTGTGCCAGTGTCGGGTTTGATTGGGAAACCCTAGGTCCGGTGGTGGCTAAGGTGAAAGAGGAGCTGGCGGAAGTGATGGCCGAAGTTAATCAACCGGTGGTCGATCAAGAGAAGGTCACCGAGGAGGTGGGCGATTTACTGTTTGCCGTGGTTAATTTATCTCGTCATCTGGGACAAAAAGCCGAAACGACCTTGCAACAAGCCAATCAAAAATTTGAAGCGCGTTTCAGACAGGTTGAGCAGATTATCGCCGCGCAGCAGATAACCATGCAAGATGCCTCGTTAGCGCAGATGGAAGCGGCCTGGCAGCAAGTGAAAGCTCAGGAAAAAGGTGAATAA
- a CDS encoding DUF2813 domain-containing protein — translation MYLKRVEIVGFRGINQLVLDIDPNQMMLTGENTWGKSSLLGALSLLSPEQLDYPFTARDFYQPTPDQPAPAEQALPSQRATLSFTFAEKQSGQWQSPIYQLFEPVAEVAEEGLKQLTYQILATRTSANDIVMAYHFLDRQGQVMATDAQLAERRQYLVRLSPVMRLKNPLQHEMKGVSPEILSDHYLELLSHQLKAAQTSLSGDDVFKGLQVARALMSYYLVDSHQRDKLKRQAPLGYQPSLTDWNVLDRFNHALDGLEDEYTRLSLLAVFTGLLCSEEGQAWSAAAMPILLLEEPESQLHPIILSVAMHLLGHLPVQKIITTNSSDTLALAELMQIYRLKRYPDYIEAKHVNEKSLGHSDVRRIKFHILYRRSAALFARTWLLVEGETEVWILRELAEQAGYYLNSEGVQIIEFAQCGLKPLIKYAQQMGIHWHVLTDGDQAGKKYADTVRSLCPQERQLDDYLTVLPAKDMENFMFRHGFSHIYKMMACGTTAHIDMPISRIIQKAIHKSSKPDLAVAICDDARARGLQAIPNLFKQMFARIVKSS, via the coding sequence ATGTACTTAAAGCGTGTTGAGATTGTCGGTTTTCGGGGTATCAATCAGCTGGTATTAGATATCGATCCTAATCAGATGATGCTCACTGGCGAGAATACCTGGGGAAAATCGAGTTTACTCGGCGCGCTGTCATTACTGTCGCCTGAGCAGCTAGATTATCCGTTTACCGCCCGAGATTTTTATCAGCCAACGCCTGATCAGCCAGCGCCGGCCGAACAGGCGTTGCCGTCACAGCGGGCAACGCTGAGTTTTACCTTTGCAGAAAAACAGTCGGGGCAGTGGCAAAGTCCGATTTATCAGCTGTTTGAGCCGGTTGCTGAAGTGGCTGAAGAGGGCCTGAAACAGTTGACCTATCAAATCCTGGCGACCCGCACCTCTGCCAATGATATCGTGATGGCCTACCATTTTTTAGATCGGCAAGGTCAGGTCATGGCGACAGATGCCCAGCTAGCCGAACGTCGCCAGTATCTGGTGCGACTAAGCCCGGTGATGCGCCTAAAAAATCCTTTGCAGCATGAGATGAAAGGGGTTTCCCCGGAAATCCTCTCTGATCACTATCTGGAGTTACTCTCACATCAGCTTAAAGCAGCACAGACTAGCCTCAGTGGCGATGACGTATTTAAGGGATTACAGGTGGCGCGCGCGTTAATGTCCTATTATCTGGTTGATAGCCATCAACGCGATAAACTGAAACGGCAGGCACCGCTGGGTTACCAGCCGAGTTTAACTGACTGGAATGTACTTGATCGCTTTAATCATGCACTGGATGGTTTAGAGGACGAGTATACCCGGTTAAGTTTATTAGCGGTGTTTACTGGTTTACTGTGCTCTGAAGAGGGTCAGGCCTGGTCAGCCGCTGCGATGCCGATTTTATTGTTAGAAGAGCCGGAAAGTCAGCTGCATCCGATTATTTTGTCAGTCGCGATGCATCTGCTTGGTCACCTGCCGGTACAAAAGATTATTACCACCAACTCCAGTGACACGCTGGCGCTGGCGGAGCTGATGCAGATTTATCGCCTAAAGCGCTATCCAGACTATATTGAAGCCAAACATGTCAACGAGAAATCTCTGGGACATAGTGATGTGCGCCGGATTAAATTTCATATTCTCTATCGACGTTCGGCAGCGCTGTTTGCCCGTACCTGGTTATTGGTTGAAGGTGAGACCGAGGTGTGGATTTTACGCGAACTGGCGGAACAAGCGGGCTATTACCTGAACTCTGAAGGGGTACAGATCATTGAGTTTGCGCAGTGTGGCCTGAAACCACTGATAAAATATGCCCAGCAGATGGGCATTCACTGGCATGTGTTGACGGATGGTGATCAAGCCGGTAAAAAATATGCCGACACCGTGCGATCGCTCTGTCCGCAGGAGCGCCAGCTGGATGATTATTTAACGGTGTTGCCGGCTAAAGATATGGAAAACTTTATGTTCCGGCATGGCTTTAGCCATATCTATAAAATGATGGCCTGTGGCACCACCGCCCATATTGATATGCCGATCTCCCGTATTATTCAAAAAGCCATTCATAAATCGTCTAAACCGGATTTAGCCGTAGCCATTTGTGATGACGCCAGAGCCAGAGGACTGCAAGCTATCCCTAATCTGTTTAAGCAGATGTTTGCCCGAATTGTAAAATCTTCTTAA
- the pyrG gene encoding CTP synthase (glutamine hydrolyzing), which translates to MVTNYIFVTGGVVSSLGKGIAAASLAAILEARGLKVTMLKLDPYINVDPGTMSPIQHGEVFVTEDGAETDLDLGHYERFIRTKMTRKNNFTTGRIYSDVLRKERRGDYLGATVQVIPHITNAIKDRVIEGAKGFDVAIVEIGGTVGDIESLPFLEAIRQLAVNVGREHTLFMHLTLVPYLAASGEVKTKPTQHSVKELLSIGIQPDILICRSDRVVPANERAKIALFCNVPEKAVISLKDVDSIYKIPALLKSQGLDDYVCSRFHLTCPEANLAEWEQVIYEEANPVGEVTIGMVGKYIELPDAYKSVNEALKHGGLKNRITVHIRYIDSEDVEARGAELLHGLDGILIPGGFGYRGVEGKILAARYAREQKIPYLGICLGMQVALIEFARNVAGLAQANSTEFVKDTPMPVVGLITEWSDEAGNVEHRSETSDLGGTMRLGGQICHLEPNTRVRDMYQKESIVERHRHRYEVNNNLLPKIVAAGLKVTGLSTDRKLVEIIENPDHPWFVACQFHPEFTSTPRDGHPLFTSFIKAAKEYGQHKD; encoded by the coding sequence ATGGTCACAAATTATATTTTTGTTACAGGCGGCGTCGTTTCCTCGCTAGGTAAAGGTATTGCTGCAGCTTCATTGGCGGCAATTTTAGAAGCGCGTGGCTTAAAAGTCACCATGCTAAAACTTGATCCTTATATCAATGTGGATCCAGGCACTATGAGTCCTATTCAGCACGGCGAAGTATTTGTGACTGAAGATGGTGCTGAGACGGATCTCGATCTTGGTCATTATGAGCGTTTTATCCGCACTAAAATGACCCGCAAAAATAATTTCACTACCGGTCGCATCTATTCTGACGTGTTAAGAAAAGAGCGTCGTGGCGACTATCTGGGTGCTACCGTGCAAGTGATTCCGCATATAACCAATGCGATCAAAGATCGGGTGATCGAAGGCGCAAAAGGCTTTGATGTGGCGATTGTCGAAATCGGCGGTACGGTTGGTGATATTGAATCACTGCCATTCTTAGAAGCGATTCGTCAGTTAGCGGTGAATGTGGGCCGTGAACATACCCTATTTATGCATTTAACCCTGGTGCCTTATTTAGCCGCTTCAGGGGAAGTGAAAACTAAGCCAACGCAGCACTCGGTGAAAGAGTTGCTATCAATTGGTATCCAACCTGATATTCTGATTTGTCGTTCAGATCGCGTAGTACCGGCTAATGAACGCGCTAAAATTGCCCTATTTTGTAATGTACCGGAAAAAGCGGTTATCTCATTAAAAGATGTCGATTCTATCTATAAAATCCCAGCACTACTCAAATCACAAGGTTTAGATGACTACGTCTGTTCGCGTTTTCACTTAACTTGCCCGGAAGCTAATTTGGCAGAGTGGGAACAGGTAATTTATGAAGAAGCCAATCCGGTTGGTGAAGTCACTATTGGTATGGTCGGTAAATATATTGAATTACCGGATGCTTATAAATCAGTGAATGAAGCCTTAAAACATGGTGGCTTAAAAAATCGTATTACCGTACATATTCGTTATATTGATTCAGAAGATGTCGAAGCTCGTGGCGCAGAGTTGCTGCATGGTTTAGATGGTATCTTAATCCCTGGTGGTTTTGGTTACCGTGGCGTGGAAGGCAAGATTTTAGCGGCGCGTTATGCCCGTGAACAGAAAATTCCTTATTTAGGCATCTGCTTAGGGATGCAAGTTGCCTTAATTGAGTTTGCCCGTAATGTGGCTGGTTTGGCGCAGGCTAATTCGACTGAGTTTGTCAAAGATACGCCGATGCCCGTCGTCGGTCTGATTACTGAGTGGAGCGATGAAGCCGGCAATGTTGAACACCGTTCAGAGACCAGTGACTTAGGTGGTACTATGCGTTTAGGCGGCCAAATCTGTCATTTAGAACCGAATACACGCGTTCGCGATATGTATCAGAAAGAGTCGATTGTTGAGCGCCATCGTCACCGTTATGAAGTGAATAACAATCTGTTGCCAAAAATTGTGGCAGCTGGTTTGAAGGTAACCGGTTTATCGACTGATAGAAAACTAGTTGAAATAATTGAAAATCCTGATCATCCTTGGTTTGTTGCGTGTCAGTTCCACCCGGAATTTACCTCAACACCACGTGACGGACATCCGTTATTTACCAGCTTTATTAAAGCAGCAAAAGAGTATGGTCAGCACAAAGACTAA